A single bacterium BMS3Abin02 DNA region contains:
- the tdcB gene encoding L-threonine dehydratase catabolic TdcB: MTLLTIDDILAARERQRGSVIITPLLHSASFSRMASRNVWLKAENLQRTGSFKIRGASNVIGQLTSDTGVVAGSAGNHAQGVALAAQMAGIPATIFMPRSAAIPKVEATRSYGADVRLGGEDIQAAVEAARRFADENGALFIHPFDDPGIIAGQGTLGLEIIEQLPDTATVVVPIGGGGLISGTGVAIKALRPDTRIVGVEIESVAPYLASRNQGRLVAVPYRPTVADGIAVPVPSPLAYAHIEEVVDDIVTVDDRAAARAVMLLLERAKLVVEGAGSVGVAALLEGMLPDTPDPCVIVLSGGNIDPLLVGKVLRYGLEAAGRYAWFRVLIPDIPGQLATVLNLIADLGANVLTVNHRREGAGLPFGTTELGIAVETVSIEQTDQLRESLQSYEQSAG, from the coding sequence ATGACCCTGCTCACCATCGACGACATCCTGGCGGCGCGTGAGCGTCAGCGCGGTTCGGTGATCATCACTCCCCTCCTGCACTCTGCATCGTTTTCCCGCATGGCGAGCAGAAACGTCTGGCTGAAAGCCGAGAACCTGCAGCGGACGGGCTCATTCAAGATTCGAGGGGCATCCAACGTAATCGGCCAGCTCACGTCGGACACGGGCGTGGTCGCGGGATCTGCAGGGAATCACGCCCAGGGTGTCGCGCTCGCAGCCCAGATGGCCGGGATTCCGGCCACGATCTTCATGCCCCGTTCGGCTGCGATCCCAAAGGTGGAGGCAACTCGCAGCTACGGAGCGGATGTCCGCCTCGGCGGAGAGGACATCCAGGCCGCCGTCGAAGCAGCGCGGCGATTCGCCGACGAAAACGGAGCTCTGTTCATCCACCCATTCGACGACCCGGGCATCATCGCCGGTCAAGGCACCCTCGGCCTCGAGATCATCGAGCAGCTCCCGGATACAGCCACGGTGGTGGTCCCGATCGGTGGTGGCGGCCTGATCTCCGGCACCGGCGTCGCGATCAAGGCGCTGCGCCCCGATACGCGAATCGTCGGAGTCGAGATCGAGTCGGTCGCCCCCTACCTCGCCTCTCGCAACCAGGGCAGGCTCGTAGCCGTGCCCTATCGGCCCACCGTCGCGGACGGAATCGCCGTGCCGGTGCCATCTCCGCTTGCCTACGCGCATATCGAGGAGGTCGTCGACGACATCGTCACCGTGGACGACCGGGCGGCCGCACGCGCCGTCATGCTGCTGCTGGAGCGAGCCAAGCTGGTTGTCGAAGGCGCGGGTTCGGTCGGCGTCGCGGCGCTCCTCGAAGGAATGCTCCCCGACACACCCGATCCGTGTGTGATCGTGCTGTCGGGTGGAAACATCGACCCCCTTCTCGTCGGAAAGGTCCTCCGCTACGGCCTCGAGGCTGCAGGACGGTACGCATGGTTCAGAGTTCTGATTCCTGATATTCCGGGGCAACTTGCCACCGTGCTGAACTTGATCGCAGACCTCGGAGCGAACGTGCTGACCGTCAATCACCGAAGAGAAGGTGCCGGGTTGCCGTTCGGAACGACCGAACTCGGGATCGCCGTCGAAACGGTGAGCATCGAGCAGACCGACCAGCTCCGGGAATCCTTGCAGTCCTACGAACAATCGGCCGGATAG
- a CDS encoding NUDIX domain protein codes for MDVPALRALLDTIAPFDDREAGYRDRIMALLGGLADPFSRTQFEPGHVTASGFVLSPDRSAILLVLHRKLGRWLQPGGHIEPGDQDIVAAQRREIEEETGICDLQWQGVLDLDVHTFPRRGDDPAHEHFDVRSVFVSGDRGAVAGDGTDDVRWFRFDEIPRGDLSITRPIAKLRSLVTDD; via the coding sequence ATGGATGTTCCGGCTCTCCGAGCACTGCTCGATACCATCGCGCCGTTCGACGACCGTGAGGCGGGCTATCGCGATCGTATCATGGCGCTTCTCGGAGGGTTGGCCGATCCCTTCTCGCGTACGCAGTTCGAGCCGGGGCATGTCACTGCAAGCGGCTTCGTTCTTTCGCCTGATCGCAGCGCCATCCTGCTGGTGTTGCATCGAAAGCTGGGACGGTGGCTGCAACCCGGCGGTCATATCGAACCCGGCGATCAGGATATCGTCGCTGCCCAGAGGCGAGAGATAGAGGAAGAGACCGGCATCTGCGACCTGCAATGGCAGGGAGTGCTCGACCTGGACGTCCACACCTTTCCGCGGCGAGGCGATGATCCTGCGCACGAGCACTTCGACGTCCGCTCTGTGTTCGTGTCTGGCGACCGGGGAGCCGTGGCTGGAGACGGTACCGACGATGTACGGTGGTTTCGCTTCGATGAGATCCCACGAGGAGACCTTTCGATCACGCGCCCCATCGCGAAACTGCGTTCGCTGGTGACCGATGACTGA
- the truA gene encoding tRNA pseudouridine synthase A, whose amino-acid sequence MSTYRLDLAYDGTGFHGWAKQPAVRTIQGELESALRRRLGDVETVVAGRTDAGVHARGQVVSFTADKDIQTERLAQSLNKTLAPEIVVWACRKVPEGFSARFSALHRSYRYRLLSRPEPDPFLFRTTWHVPYELDLEAMRRAAGRIVGEHDFASFCRRAEGRSTVRRVLDSEWVRDGDIVEFRITATSFCQRMVRSLVAVGVEIGRGRISADEIPAIIAARDRAAAKGASPPQGLILWEVGYPADCS is encoded by the coding sequence ATGTCCACGTATCGTCTGGATCTCGCCTACGACGGAACCGGGTTCCACGGTTGGGCGAAACAGCCCGCCGTCAGGACGATCCAGGGCGAGTTGGAGTCGGCGCTTCGGCGCAGGCTCGGAGATGTCGAGACCGTGGTTGCCGGTCGTACCGATGCCGGCGTGCACGCTCGCGGACAGGTGGTGAGCTTCACGGCCGACAAGGACATCCAGACAGAGAGGCTGGCGCAGTCTCTCAACAAGACGCTCGCTCCGGAGATCGTCGTCTGGGCGTGCCGCAAGGTGCCCGAGGGCTTCAGCGCCCGATTCTCGGCCCTGCATCGCAGCTACAGATATCGTCTGCTCTCGCGGCCGGAGCCCGACCCCTTCCTCTTCCGCACGACCTGGCATGTTCCGTATGAGCTCGATCTGGAGGCGATGAGGCGTGCCGCCGGCCGGATCGTCGGCGAGCACGACTTCGCATCGTTCTGCCGCAGGGCGGAGGGAAGGAGCACCGTGCGGCGAGTGCTCGACTCCGAGTGGGTACGGGACGGAGACATCGTCGAGTTTCGGATCACGGCCACGTCGTTCTGTCAGCGGATGGTTCGATCATTGGTTGCGGTCGGTGTCGAGATCGGGCGAGGCAGAATCTCCGCAGATGAGATCCCGGCCATCATCGCGGCGAGGGATCGGGCGGCTGCCAAGGGGGCGTCCCCACCGCAGGGCCTGATCCTGTGGGAGGTCGGCTATCCGGCCGATTGTTCGTAG
- a CDS encoding Yip1 domain protein, which translates to MLQQMLRAARLDRRVYTELIFDDYATGNAIMVVAGVYALIALASAFSGIPGISLTGVLLVVFGGVIGWLVIGGALWMAGVKLLDGEARFQTVVRLVGFAHTPLIIVAIALPLPSPVSTAVAIVALVWFFAAVTAAAQVLFDFERGRSASAALLAVAVWWVLQMIGIGPSLPMVFRRL; encoded by the coding sequence ATGCTGCAACAGATGCTGCGCGCAGCCCGACTCGACCGGCGCGTCTACACGGAGCTCATATTCGATGACTACGCGACCGGTAACGCGATCATGGTCGTCGCCGGCGTGTATGCCCTCATCGCTCTGGCATCGGCCTTCTCGGGGATCCCCGGTATCAGCCTGACCGGCGTGCTACTCGTCGTGTTCGGCGGTGTCATCGGCTGGCTGGTGATCGGTGGCGCGCTCTGGATGGCCGGCGTGAAGCTGCTGGACGGGGAGGCGAGATTCCAGACCGTGGTCCGGCTCGTCGGATTCGCGCACACGCCTTTGATCATCGTGGCGATCGCTCTGCCGTTGCCGTCGCCGGTGAGCACGGCTGTAGCGATTGTCGCACTCGTCTGGTTCTTCGCCGCGGTGACTGCGGCCGCGCAGGTCCTCTTCGACTTCGAGCGAGGGCGCTCGGCGAGCGCAGCGCTGCTGGCGGTTGCGGTCTGGTGGGTTCTGCAGATGATCGGTATCGGTCCCAGTCTGCCGATGGTGTTCCGCCGACTCTGA